Genomic window (Caldisericia bacterium):
AACAGATTTGAACGAAAGATCGCAAGGATAACGAAAGACGCAAAGAAGGAATGGGTTATTCCTCTGTGTTTTTTCCATTTTATGTCTATATCTGGAAGGAGAGAGATGAGTGAGTAGAGAAAGACCGAAGGGTCTTTTCTTATAAAGGAAAGAAGCAAAAGTGAAAAACTATAATGCGTCGCCAGCGTCATCCACTTAATTATACACGCTTTAAAAGAGGAGGGAAATTGTGTTTAAGTAATTCTTAAGTATTAAAAAGGCTTAAGAAAGTTTGGGCGTTGTTTAGCATGGAGTGGTTGTTGTTGAAGAAGGCGTAAATTTTTTCAGGGTTCTTTGAGAGGATTATGTCTTTTACTTCTTCAAGTTCCTCCATTGAATAATCATAGGAGTACCAGTTTCCCCTTCCATGAAACCTCAAATAGACCTTTCCATTCACATTAAAGATTAATTTTTCAAAATCTGGCGAGTCTATTGAACAAACAAGGAGATTATTCTTTCTTCCCCACTCCTCAAGATCCATTTTAAACCACTCTTTGTTTCTGAATTCAACTACAATTTTCCCTTTATCAAATCCTTCAAAGAAATCTAAGAGTCTTTTCTCTTT
Coding sequences:
- a CDS encoding metal-dependent hydrolase; its protein translation is MTLATHYSFSLLLLSFIRKDPSVFLYSLISLLPDIDIKWKKHRGITHSFFASFVILAIFRSNLFFLPYFSHIILDYFTYTPIPLLWPLKGRYSLRLVKTGGTVDRLLTLLFLTLFLVNYLLLK
- a CDS encoding DUF72 domain-containing protein; protein product: MEVFVGTSGWMYPWNKGKNLTWYVENSNLNAVELNASFYRFPFKNQIKGWERRGKNLRWSIKVNRLVTHRFKMNEEAKESFLKFLDLFKPMDEIIDFYLFQLPPSFGPDKEKRLLDFFEGFDKGKIVVEFRNKEWFKMDLEEWGRKNNLLVCSIDSPDFEKLIFNVNGKVYLRFHGRGNWYSYDYSMEELEEVKDIILSKNPEKIYAFFNNNHSMLNNAQTFLSLFNT